In the Phaseolus vulgaris cultivar G19833 chromosome 7, P. vulgaris v2.0, whole genome shotgun sequence genome, one interval contains:
- the LOC137829352 gene encoding uncharacterized protein, whose protein sequence is MAPVQRLTFHLLYEQPILFKDNEDIDEILNFNQHKTTMFLAWFEANKIYPLGKNLTYCEYPRYFVWMEHRREWKPRKIGVSIGRLTYIPAGSGELYYLRLLLNYQKGCCNYDNIKTVNGFIHKTYKEACYAMGLLTDDKDFIDAIIECSDLASGNQLRRLFVTLLMMNTMSRPDEVWNKTWKLLSDDILYQKRKEFVLPGLRIEDAQIQNLCLLQVEELLISNEMFEMHCSPFQTLTPEQVEVYENIITAVLSDLGGFFFLYGYGGIGKTFMWKTLSTDLRSKGLIVLNAASSGIASLLLSGGKTTHSTFCIPLVINEESTCNIPQGSLRAKLLIKTKLIIWDEAPMINRLCFEALDRTLRDVMRAESEENALKPFGGKVIVLGGDFRQILPVVKNGSKYDIVKATINYSNLWKHCKILKLTENMILKSHTSMQSQTEIKEFVDWILHIGDGDMELNELGQGMIEIPEENLILDVEQPFLQLVEFVYPSYINNVKSDGSFDDGAILCPTIECVDQVNDRNAGNDNYILFRYVGHNAFHITVYMDDVPQSGVNRYLKEIEGKEPLSIGPFDHFSIKLSRLSIKLSYLDLPAKFSQYIRQGRFNKVTLHGLLMDVECKVLKGKPPSRRIKLGKGWKNFCSLHSFREGDKIIFECDTRNPSSRIGVLLLTSIHSLSYLHNFFYYSHSIIVTSD, encoded by the exons ATGGCTCCAGTTCAACGATTAACTTTTCATCTATTGTACGAGCAACCAATTCTGTTTAAAGACAATGAAGACATTGATGAAATATTGAACTTCAATCAACATAAAACAACAATGTTTTTAGCTTGGTTTGAAGCTAATAAAATTTATCCACTGGGAAAAAATTTGACTTACTGTGAATACCCTAGATATTTTGTTTGGATGGAACACAGAAGAGAGTGGAAGCCAAGGAAAATTGGTGTTAGTATTGGAAGGTTAACATATATTCCTGCAGGGTCAGGGGAATTATATTATCTGAGGTTATTGTTGAATTATCAAAAGGGTTGTTGTAACTATGATAATATCAAAACTGTTAATGGTTTCATTCACAAAACATATAAAGAGGCATGCTATGCAATGGGGCTATTGACAGATGATAAAGATTTTATTGATGCCATTATAGAGTGCAGTGACCTTGCTTCAGGAAATCAGTTGAGAAGACTCTTTGTTACCCTTTTAATGATGAATACTATGTCTAGACCAGATGAAGTGTGGAACAAAACGTGGAAGTTGTTATCAGATGATATTTTATACCAAAAAAGAAAGGAGTTTGTCCTACcag GTCTTAGAATTGAAGATGCTCAAATTCAAAACCTTTGTCTTCTACAAGTAGAAGAGTTATTAATTTCAAATG AAATGTTTGAAATGCATTGTTCTCCTTTTCAAACTCTTACTCCTGAGCAAGTGGAAGTCTATGAGAATATAATAACAGCAGTCCTGTCAGACCTTGgtggtttttttttcttatatggttATGGGGGAATTGGAAAAACTTTCATGTGGAAAACTTTGTCCACTGATCTTAGATCAAAAGGGTTGATTGTTTTAAATGCAGCTTCTAGCGGTATAGCTTCTTTGTTACTTTCAGGAGGAAAAACAACTCATTCTACCTTTTGCATTCCTTTGGTAATAAATGAAGAGTCAACCTGCAATATTCCTCAAGGAAGTCTTAGGGCCAAATTGTTGatcaaaactaaattaattatatggGATGAAGCCCCAATGATTAATAGGTTATGTTTTGAAGCCCTAGATAGAACTTTAAGGGATGTCATGAGAGCTGAAAGTGAAGAAAATGCTCTTAAACCTTTTGGTGGTAAAGTAATTGTATTGGGAGGAGACTTTCGTCAGATATTACCTGTTGTAAAAAATGGATCAAAATATGACATTGTGAAGGCAACAATAAATTACTCTAACTTATGGAAACATTGCAAAATCTTAAAACTTACAGAGAATATGATATTAAAGAGTCATACATCAATGCAAAGtcaaacagaaataaaagaGTTTGTTGATTGGATACTTCACATTGGAGATGGAGATATGGAGTTAAATGAGTTGGGACAAGGAATGATTGAAATACCGGAAGAGAATTTAATTTTAGATGTTGAACAACCTTTCCTGCAGTTGGTTGAGTTTGTTTATCCCTCCTACATAAACAATGTAAAATCTGATGGTTCTTTTGATGATGGTGCAATATTATGTCCAACAATAGAATGTGTGGATCAAGTGAATGATCGCAATGCTGGAA ATGATAACTACATTTTATTCCGTTATGTGGGTCACAACGCCTTCCATATAACTGTTTATATGGATGACGTCCCTCAGAGTGGAGTAAATCGTTATTTgaaagaaattgaagggaaggaACCCTTAAGTATTGGTCCCTTCGATCATTTTTCCATAAAGTTGTCTCGATTAAGTATCAAACTCAGTTATTTG GATCTTCCTGCTAAATTTTCACAATATATTCGACAAGGGAGATTCAATAAGGTTACTCTGCATGGTCTACTAATGGATGTGGAATGCAAGGTCTTGAAAGGGAAGCCTCCTTCTAGACGGATTAAACTTGGCAAAGGGTGGAAGAATTTCTGTAGTCTTCATTCTTTTCGTGAAGGAGACAAGATTATCTTTGAATGTGATACGAGAAATCCTTCTTCTCGTATCGGGGTTTTGTTACTTACTTCTATTCACAGTTTAAGCTATCtgcataatttcttttattattctcATAGCATAATAGTTACCAGTGATTAG